From Pagrus major chromosome 6, Pma_NU_1.0, one genomic window encodes:
- the rbm15b gene encoding putative RNA-binding protein 15B, which translates to MKRQAGRDTSPSRAATKRIRERDRESARREELPPPPLALLLAESRGYHRRSRSREREKPRLREERAAALELHHRHELSLLGRPPLRTTAAAAAAAAELPAARPGTLEYKTLLISNLGSQVSDEDVEDALFHEFKKFGDVSVKLSHTPELGRIAYVNFRHPEDAKEARHAKSSRLVLGDRQLKIEPMYVRRRSVTPPDVGYLPLHAPYPYRQRSLSPPAAGVSNIRDLRARHYALETLGLSRERERLLDYYGMLDERGRPYGFPPMPVVEDLKPEDDQRATSNLFIGNLDGNVTEAELRRGFDKYGIIEDVVIKRPARGQGGAYAFVKFQNLDMAHRAKVAMQGRLIGGNPIKIGYGKANPTTRLWVGGLGPGNSLAALAREFDRFGSIRNIDYVKGDSFAYIQYESLDAAQAACGQMRGFPLGGPERRLRVDFAKVEEGPSRPFPPGYQPPVAPLSHYDIIGETYSRHRSLERELRGARDRSSPPSHSLLSQRERDRALLERDYPTSPTRSLERRVGAVEAFGRSGRGARSRSRSRERWLKEREERRNRRRSRSPSTDRLTEERERERDKERGRSRVRVPGGAVSPDASPDRARVRAPDSTTEPRDHSPDNAVGGRHPATNEEEPPSGRYHSKRSSIEHLNNHHHRNSEVVAASSPAIHTDTHTSSSPSTLSEFAQASLSKAWHGFFALKNSSFPTDLYMLEGGVSFFNTVMKDSLKLQTLNQPSQLKIAQRLRMDQTRLDEVSRRVKLGRPDGFAILLAIQGPVDRQAPAPEPGLQVRLLRHLVTYLRNKEAAGVVSLPAAKEGGPGAMLYAFPPGEFSQQYLQAAKRTVGNLDEEHMVIVIVNDTN; encoded by the coding sequence ATGAAGCGGCAGGCCGGGAGAGACACCAGCCCGTCCAGGGCCGCCACCAAGCGGATACGGGAAAGGGACCGGGAGAGCGCACGGAGGGAGgagctgccgccgccgccgctggctctgctgctggcgGAGAGCCGCGGATACCACCGCCGGAGCCGGAGCAGGGAGCGGGAGAAGCCGCGACTCAGGGAGGAGCGAGCGGCCGCCTTGGAGCTCCACCACCGGCACGAGCTCAGCCTCCTCGGCCGCCCGCCGCTGCGGACcacggcggcggcggcggcggcggcggcggagcTGCCCGCAGCCAGGCCGGGCACTCTGGAGTACAAGACGCTGCTCATCAGCAACCTGGGCTCGCAGGTGTCGGACGAGGACGTGGAGGACGCGCTTTTCCACGAGTTCAAAAAGTTCGGGGACGTCAGTGTGAAGCTGTCGCACACGCCGGAGCTCGGCCGGATCGCATACGTGAATTTTCGCCACCCGGAGGACGCCAAGGAGGCCCGGCACGCCAAGTCCTCCAGGTTAGTTTTGGGTGATCGACAGCTTAAAATCGAGCCCATGTACGTGAGGAGGCGGAGCGTCACGCCTCCAGATGTGGGGTATTTGCCTCTGCACGCCCCGTACCCCTACAGACAGCGCTCCCTGTCCCCGCCCGCGGCCGGGGTGAGCAACATCAGGGACCTCAGAGCCAGACACTACGCCCTGGAGACCCTGGGCCTcagcagggagagggagaggcttTTGGATTATTATGGGATGCTGGATGAGAGGGGCCGGCCCTATGGCTTCCCTCCTATGCCGGTGGTGGAGGATTTAAAACCCGAGGATGATCAGAGGGCGACCAGCAACCTGTTTATAGGAAACTTGGACGGTAATGTTACAGAAGCAGAACTGAGGAGGGGTTTTGACAAGTACGGCATCATTGAGGATGTTGTGATCAAACGCCCCGCTCGTGGACAAGGTGGGGCGTACGCTTTTGTAAAATTTCAGAACTTAGACATGGCCCACCGGGCCAAAGTGGCCATGCAGGGGCGGCTGATCGGTGGCAACCCGATAAAGATCGGTTATGGTAAAGCTAACCCCACCACGCGGCTCTGGGTGGGCGGGCTGGGGCCTGGAAACTCCCTCGCCGCCCTCGCTCGGGAGTTCGACCGCTTCGGGAGCATCAGGAACATTGACTATGTGAAGGGGGACAGTTTTGCTTACATCCAGTATGAAAGTTTGGATGCTGCCCAAGCTGCCTGCGGCCAGATGAGGGGGTTCCCTCTGGGCGGCCCCGAGCGGCGTCTGAGGGTGGACTTTGCTAAAGTCGAGGAGGGTCCCTCTCGGCCGTTTCCTCCTGGTTATCAGCCCCCAGTCGCTCCCCTCTCTCACTACGACATCATCGGGGAGACCTACAGCCGCCATCGCAGCCTGGAGCGAGAGCTGAGGGGAGCCAGGGACCGCTCCTCGCCGCCCTCACACAGCCTCCTCTCCCAGAGGGAGCGAGACAGGGCCCTGCTGGAGAGAGACTACCCCACCAGCCCCACCCGCAGCCTGGAGAGGAGAGTGGGAGCAGTGGAAGCTTTCGGGAGGAGCGGGAGAGGAGCAAGGAGCCGCAGCAGGAGCAGGGAGCGGTGGctgaaggagagggaggagaggaggaaccggaggaggagcaggagtcCGTccaccgacaggctgacagaggagagggagagagagcgggaCAAGGAGAGGGGGAGGTCGAGGGTCCGGGTTCCGGGAGGGGCCGTGTCTCCTGATGCGAGTCCAGACCGTGCACGGGTTCGAGCTCCCGACTCCACCACAGAGCCCAGAGACCACTCCCCCGACAACGCAGTAGGAGGGCGTCACCCTGCCACCAACGAAGAAGAGCCGCCATCTGGCCGCTACCACAGCAAGAGGTCCTCCATCGAGCATCTCAACAATCATCACCATCGAAACAGCGAGGTCGTCGCCGCCAGCTCTCCTGCGATCCACACCGACactcacacctcctcctctcccagcaCGCTGTCAGAGTTCGCCCAGGCGTCGCTCTCCAAAGCCTGGCACGGCTTCTTCGCCCTGAAGAACAGCAGTTTTCCCACAGACCTGTACATGCTGGAGGGGGGCGTCTCCTTCTTCAACACGGTGATGAAGGACAGCCTGAAGCTGCAGACCCTGAACCAGCCCAGCCAGCTGAAGATCGCCCAGAGGCTTCGCATGGACCAGACTCGACTTGATGAGGTGTCGCGCCGCGTTAAACTCGGACGGCCTGACGGGTTCGCTATCCTGTTGGCCATCCAGGGCCCCGTCGACCGCCAGGCCCCCGCCCCTGAGCCGGGACTGCAGGTGCGCTTGCTTCGCCACCTGGTGACCTACCTGCGGAACAAGGAAGCAGCTGGAGTTGTGAGCCTGCCTGCCGCAAAAGAGGGCGGGCCGGGGGCGATGCTGTACGCCTTCCCACCTGGAGAGTTCTCCCAACAGTACCTGCAGGCCGCCAAAAGGACTGTGGGTAATCTGGACGAGGAGCACATGGTTATTGTTATCGTTAATGACACTAATTGA